A section of the Prochlorococcus sp. MIT 1341 genome encodes:
- the murG gene encoding undecaprenyldiphospho-muramoylpentapeptide beta-N-acetylglucosaminyltransferase — translation MPKLLIAASGTGGHIYPALAVAKALPATWQCRWIGVPDRLEAKIIPTEYHLTTVSAGGLQNSFFHKLLRLLQALAVSLKIRRLIKKEKIQVVFTTGGYIAAPAILAARLCQIPVLLHESNVIPGKVTRFMGRFCKVVAIGLPDTARQIPRIKTILTGTPVRAEFYQIQPVPTWVPIGSGPLLIVIGGSQGAIGLNRMVRPLLPSLLEAGCRVVHITGNNDKEINHINHPNLIEKKFTEEVAGLLQNADLAISRAGAGSISELAICGTPSILVPFPNASDRHQDANASCVASFGGAVIVHQHKANEYSLRNNITYLLNPRLSTKGSKEDLLLTMSKQIRKLAVKDAEKRIVKLLEGLI, via the coding sequence ATGCCAAAACTCCTTATTGCAGCAAGTGGAACAGGTGGGCATATCTACCCCGCATTAGCAGTAGCAAAAGCTTTACCTGCCACCTGGCAATGCAGATGGATAGGGGTACCAGACAGACTTGAGGCCAAAATCATCCCGACTGAATACCACCTCACCACAGTTAGCGCGGGTGGACTACAAAACAGCTTTTTTCACAAACTTCTACGATTACTGCAAGCGCTTGCGGTAAGCCTAAAGATACGAAGGTTGATAAAAAAAGAAAAAATACAAGTAGTTTTTACAACAGGTGGATATATAGCAGCGCCTGCAATTTTGGCCGCAAGGCTATGCCAGATACCAGTTTTACTCCATGAATCCAATGTGATCCCTGGGAAAGTAACCCGCTTCATGGGGAGATTCTGCAAAGTGGTAGCTATCGGACTTCCAGATACAGCTAGGCAGATCCCACGAATAAAGACGATCCTTACTGGAACTCCTGTTAGAGCAGAGTTTTATCAAATTCAACCTGTACCAACATGGGTACCTATCGGTTCAGGTCCCCTATTAATCGTTATAGGCGGTAGTCAAGGCGCTATAGGACTAAATCGAATGGTTAGACCTTTGTTACCATCTCTGCTAGAAGCAGGTTGCAGAGTTGTTCATATAACTGGGAACAATGATAAGGAAATTAATCATATAAACCATCCCAACCTCATTGAAAAAAAATTCACAGAAGAGGTCGCAGGGCTCCTTCAAAATGCAGACTTGGCTATCAGCAGAGCTGGTGCAGGTAGCATCAGTGAACTTGCCATATGTGGAACACCAAGTATTTTGGTGCCATTTCCGAATGCTTCCGATAGACATCAAGATGCGAATGCCTCATGTGTTGCATCATTTGGGGGAGCAGTGATAGTTCATCAACATAAAGCCAATGAATATAGTCTTAGAAACAACATTACTTATTTACTAAATCCACGACTATCAACAAAAGGGTCAAAAGAAGATCTTCTACTTACAATGAGCAAGCAAATAAGAAAATTAGCTGTTAAGGATGCTGAGAAAAGAATTGTCAAACTTTTAGAAGGGCTTATTTAA
- the rplA gene encoding 50S ribosomal protein L1, with translation MKKLSKRFSNLSAKVEDRIYSPLEAIKLVQENATAKFDETLEVHARLGIDPKYTDQQLRTTVALPNGTGQAVRIAVIAKGEKVAEAKSAGADLVGEDELVETISKGSMEFDLLISTPEMMPKVAKLGRVLGPRGLMPNPKAGTVTTDLKSAIKEFKAGKLEFRADRAGIVHVRFGKASFKAEDLLENLRTLQESIDRNKPSGAKGRYWKSLYLTSTMGPSVAVDVTALQDMQQEG, from the coding sequence ATGAAAAAACTATCAAAGCGCTTTAGCAATCTTTCTGCAAAGGTTGAAGATCGAATCTATTCCCCTTTAGAGGCAATAAAACTTGTCCAAGAAAATGCTACAGCCAAGTTTGACGAGACCTTGGAAGTTCACGCTCGTTTAGGGATAGATCCTAAATATACAGACCAACAATTGAGGACTACCGTTGCGCTGCCAAATGGAACTGGTCAAGCTGTTCGTATTGCTGTGATAGCAAAAGGAGAAAAGGTGGCTGAAGCAAAATCTGCAGGAGCAGATCTTGTTGGAGAGGATGAGCTGGTAGAGACTATTTCTAAAGGTTCGATGGAGTTTGATTTACTTATTTCTACTCCCGAGATGATGCCTAAGGTCGCAAAGTTGGGTCGAGTTTTAGGACCACGTGGCTTGATGCCTAATCCCAAAGCTGGCACAGTTACGACTGATTTGAAGTCTGCAATTAAGGAATTTAAAGCTGGAAAATTGGAATTCAGAGCTGATCGTGCAGGTATTGTTCATGTTCGATTTGGCAAGGCAAGCTTTAAAGCAGAAGACTTGCTGGAAAATTTGAGGACTTTGCAGGAATCTATTGATCGCAATAAGCCAAGTGGTGCTAAGGGCCGTTACTGGAAGAGTCTTTATTTGACTTCTACAATGGGTCCTTCAGTGGCAGTGGATGTCACAGCACTACAAGATATGCAGCAAGAAGGGTAA
- a CDS encoding universal stress protein, whose amino-acid sequence MFETVLFPIGHPRQAIDTAKKALDLARAQQSQLILLVVEDPEGTDGNDSTLRKNILETILDRSQQAGIVCEALNRKGKPAFVICDVADEKNVDLIVMGTKGINLEEEKESIAVRVIQLAPCPVLVVP is encoded by the coding sequence TTGTTCGAAACAGTTCTTTTCCCAATTGGGCATCCTCGTCAGGCAATTGATACAGCAAAGAAGGCTTTGGACTTGGCAAGAGCTCAACAGAGCCAATTGATTTTGCTTGTAGTGGAAGATCCTGAGGGTACAGATGGAAATGATTCCACGTTGAGAAAGAACATATTAGAAACCATTTTGGATAGGTCTCAGCAGGCTGGAATTGTTTGTGAGGCACTTAATAGAAAAGGGAAACCTGCTTTTGTGATTTGTGATGTAGCAGATGAAAAAAATGTTGATTTGATTGTGATGGGTACTAAGGGCATAAACCTTGAGGAAGAAAAAGAAAGTATTGCTGTTCGTGTTATTCAGTTGGCACCTTGTCCTGTGTTAGTGGTGCCGTGA
- the rplJ gene encoding 50S ribosomal protein L10, with translation MGRTLESKQQIVEELKGLLDEAELALVLDYQGLSVKEISDLRNRLQAQNGVCKVTKNTLMRRAIDGNSAWENLESLLKGTNAFVLVKGDVGGAVKAVQSFQKDTKKSQTKGGLFEGKLLSQDEIKAIGNLPSKEVLMAQIAGAINSLATKVALGINEVPSGLARTINQHAEKGNS, from the coding sequence ATGGGCCGCACTCTGGAGAGCAAGCAACAGATTGTCGAAGAGTTAAAAGGACTCCTCGATGAGGCTGAATTAGCACTAGTCCTTGATTATCAAGGACTTTCTGTCAAGGAAATTTCTGACTTGCGAAATCGTTTGCAGGCTCAGAATGGTGTATGCAAGGTTACAAAAAATACCTTGATGCGTCGTGCTATTGATGGAAATAGTGCTTGGGAGAATCTCGAATCCTTATTGAAAGGCACAAATGCTTTTGTCCTTGTAAAAGGGGATGTGGGTGGTGCAGTTAAGGCTGTTCAATCTTTTCAAAAGGACACCAAAAAATCTCAAACAAAAGGAGGCTTGTTTGAAGGCAAGCTTCTTTCTCAAGATGAGATTAAGGCTATTGGGAATCTGCCTTCGAAGGAGGTATTGATGGCTCAAATAGCTGGGGCAATTAATTCTCTTGCAACTAAAGTTGCATTGGGTATTAACGAGGTTCCTTCTGGCCTAGCGAGGACTATTAACCAGCATGCCGAAAAAGGCAATAGCTAA
- a CDS encoding threonine-phosphate decarboxylase, which yields MSEAISLHGGNLIYEGRRLGCRPDQLLDASASLVPFPMSKSLSRCLVKALREDVLHHYPDRDYLELRQAIAKWHQIDAAMVLPGNGAAELITWAARDASFQGLSSLPSPGFADYERALRCWQAAFRYESLPRVWSATRPQLFPLTPKSDVLWITNPHNPTGQLWSRESIKSCLPNYKLVICDEAFLPLVPCGEDESLVSLIANNSNLVVIRSLTKLFSLPGLRIGYAIGDPERLERWKNWRDPWPLNALAIAGGIYLMTNTPPVESWIQRVHRWVEKEGQWIYRNLDQLPGITPYPSAANFLLIEGDVSLLSINEQMAQKRILLRDCRSFVDLDERWLRISLQGRLDNRRIVNALGTCLSH from the coding sequence ATGAGTGAAGCAATTTCTTTGCATGGTGGCAACCTGATTTATGAAGGGAGAAGACTGGGATGTAGACCTGATCAATTATTGGACGCAAGTGCATCTTTAGTCCCTTTCCCAATGAGTAAGTCTTTAAGTCGATGTCTTGTTAAAGCCCTTAGAGAAGACGTGTTGCATCACTATCCTGATAGGGACTATCTCGAGTTGCGTCAGGCCATTGCTAAATGGCATCAGATTGATGCTGCAATGGTATTACCAGGCAATGGTGCTGCAGAATTAATTACCTGGGCGGCTCGGGATGCCTCTTTTCAAGGGTTAAGTTCATTACCTTCCCCAGGGTTTGCTGATTACGAAAGAGCTCTTCGTTGTTGGCAGGCAGCCTTTCGGTATGAGTCTTTACCAAGGGTATGGTCAGCTACTAGACCACAGTTGTTTCCATTGACTCCTAAATCAGATGTTCTTTGGATAACTAATCCTCATAATCCTACTGGGCAGTTATGGAGTAGAGAATCAATTAAGAGTTGTCTACCTAACTATAAGCTTGTTATTTGTGATGAGGCCTTTTTGCCTTTGGTGCCATGTGGTGAGGATGAATCACTTGTCTCATTGATAGCTAATAATTCTAATTTGGTTGTTATTCGTAGTTTGACAAAACTATTTTCCTTGCCAGGCTTAAGAATTGGTTATGCGATTGGAGATCCTGAGCGCTTAGAGCGATGGAAGAACTGGCGTGATCCATGGCCTTTAAATGCCTTGGCCATAGCTGGTGGAATTTATTTAATGACGAATACTCCTCCCGTAGAAAGTTGGATACAAAGAGTACATCGCTGGGTAGAGAAGGAGGGACAATGGATATATCGCAATTTGGATCAGCTTCCAGGAATCACACCTTATCCATCCGCTGCAAATTTTTTACTTATCGAAGGAGATGTTTCTCTGTTGTCTATTAATGAGCAGATGGCTCAGAAACGGATCTTATTAAGAGACTGCCGCTCTTTTGTTGACCTTGATGAACGATGGCTGAGAATATCTCTGCAAGGGCGACTTGATAATAGAAGAATTGTAAATGCTTTGGGAACTTGTCTATCCCATTAA
- the rplK gene encoding 50S ribosomal protein L11, giving the protein MAKKVVAVIKLALQAGKANPAPPVGPALGQHGVNIMAFCKEYNARTQDKAGFVIPVEISVFEDRSFTFITKTPPASVLITKAAGIEKGSGESAKGTVGTITRAQLEEIAKTKLPDLNCSTVDSAMRIIEGTARNMGVSISD; this is encoded by the coding sequence AAAGTAGTAGCCGTGATTAAGTTGGCCCTCCAGGCCGGCAAAGCGAATCCCGCGCCACCGGTGGGTCCAGCCCTCGGTCAGCATGGGGTCAATATCATGGCGTTCTGTAAGGAGTACAACGCTCGAACTCAGGACAAAGCGGGATTTGTGATCCCTGTGGAAATTTCTGTCTTTGAAGACAGAAGTTTTACCTTCATTACCAAGACTCCTCCAGCATCGGTACTCATTACCAAAGCTGCAGGTATTGAGAAAGGATCTGGTGAATCTGCAAAGGGAACGGTTGGCACAATTACGCGTGCCCAATTGGAGGAAATAGCTAAGACAAAACTCCCTGATTTAAATTGCAGCACGGTTGACTCTGCAATGCGTATTATTGAGGGCACTGCTCGCAATATGGGAGTCTCTATTAGTGATTAA
- a CDS encoding quinone-dependent dihydroorotate dehydrogenase: MTEKSQVALSPTAHLYQRWFGPLLRNDEGFDAEQLTQIALAVLGQVSRRREWPFLSGLLSDMAKDLQRLDLRLEQRLFGCCFPNPIGLAAGFDKNGIAAGIWDRFGFGFAELGTVTFNAQEGNPRPRLFRLAAEQAALNRMGFNNKGARVMYRTLEQQALLPRGQRLFPIGINLGKSRITPLELASNDYFASLELLAPFADYVVLNVSSPNTPGLRDLQQPRQLRLLVERLRGLDGCPPLLVKIAPDLKDREIDDLARLATDESLEGIIAVNTSLNRLGLENRVLPQTGRALEEESGGLSGTPLCDRALEVLKRLRAIVGSSIPLVGVGGISSSKDAWERITAGASLVQLYTGWIFQGPDLVPRISEGILMQLEKHGFRHISEAVGSEVPWT, from the coding sequence ATGACTGAGAAATCGCAAGTTGCTTTAAGCCCAACTGCACATCTTTATCAACGATGGTTTGGTCCTCTCTTGAGGAATGACGAAGGTTTTGATGCTGAGCAGTTGACACAGATTGCATTGGCTGTTTTAGGTCAAGTGTCACGACGAAGGGAGTGGCCTTTTTTATCTGGACTTTTATCAGATATGGCAAAAGATTTGCAGCGATTAGATTTGCGACTTGAGCAAAGACTTTTTGGTTGTTGTTTCCCTAATCCCATAGGGCTGGCTGCAGGTTTTGATAAGAATGGTATTGCGGCTGGAATTTGGGATCGATTTGGATTCGGTTTTGCTGAGCTTGGTACAGTTACTTTTAATGCTCAGGAAGGAAATCCTCGACCTCGATTATTTCGGCTTGCTGCTGAACAAGCTGCATTAAATCGTATGGGATTTAATAATAAGGGGGCTCGGGTTATGTATAGAACCCTTGAACAGCAGGCTTTACTTCCTCGAGGACAGCGACTTTTCCCTATAGGGATAAATTTAGGGAAGTCTCGTATTACACCTTTAGAGCTTGCTTCTAATGATTATTTTGCCTCCCTTGAATTGTTGGCTCCTTTTGCTGATTATGTAGTGCTTAATGTCAGCTCTCCAAATACTCCAGGATTGAGAGACCTTCAGCAACCAAGACAGTTAAGGCTTTTAGTGGAACGATTGCGTGGTCTAGATGGTTGTCCGCCTTTATTGGTAAAGATTGCTCCAGACTTAAAAGATCGAGAGATAGACGATTTAGCAAGATTGGCTACCGATGAAAGTCTTGAAGGAATTATTGCTGTGAATACTAGTTTAAATAGATTGGGTTTAGAAAATAGAGTTCTTCCTCAAACTGGACGAGCGCTCGAGGAGGAGTCTGGAGGTCTGAGTGGTACACCATTGTGCGATAGAGCTTTGGAAGTGTTGAAACGATTAAGAGCCATAGTTGGTTCATCTATTCCTCTTGTAGGGGTTGGGGGCATTTCTTCTTCAAAAGACGCTTGGGAGCGAATTACTGCGGGTGCCTCTTTGGTGCAGCTTTATACAGGTTGGATTTTTCAAGGTCCCGATTTAGTCCCTCGCATTTCAGAAGGCATCCTTATGCAGCTTGAGAAACATGGATTTAGGCATATTTCGGAAGCAGTCGGTAGTGAGGTGCCATGGACGTAG
- a CDS encoding phosphoglycerate kinase encodes MAKRSLSNLSPADLSGKRVLVRVDFNVPLNNQGQITDDTRIRAAIPTINDLIHKSARVILCAHFGRPKGEVKEGMRLTPVAARLSELLNKQVQKSNSCIGEDASNKVSAMENGDILLLENVRFFAEEENNEPGFAKSLASLAEVYVNDAFGAAHRAHASTEGVTKFLSPNVAGYLMEKELQYLQGAIDQPKRPLAAIVGGSKVSSKIGVLESLIDKCDKVLIGGGMIFTFYKARGLDVGKSLIENDKLELAKNLEEKAKAKGVELLLPSDVVLADDFSPDANSKITSINAMPDGWMGLDIGPESIATFQSALENCQTVIWNGPMGVFEFDKFAKGTNAIASTLAKIGSTGCCTIIGGGDSVAAVEKAGLAEKMSHISTGGGASLELLEGKVLPGVAALDEAS; translated from the coding sequence ATGGCGAAGCGTTCTCTATCTAACCTCAGCCCAGCAGATCTCAGTGGCAAACGAGTATTGGTTCGCGTGGACTTCAATGTTCCTCTAAATAATCAAGGCCAAATAACCGATGACACAAGGATCCGCGCAGCAATCCCAACAATTAATGACCTCATTCATAAAAGTGCGCGAGTGATCCTTTGTGCTCATTTCGGTAGACCAAAGGGAGAAGTCAAAGAAGGAATGCGCCTCACACCTGTTGCTGCTCGCCTAAGTGAGCTGCTTAATAAACAAGTTCAAAAAAGCAATAGTTGCATTGGCGAAGACGCATCAAACAAAGTGTCCGCCATGGAAAATGGTGACATTTTACTTCTAGAGAATGTCCGTTTTTTCGCTGAAGAAGAAAATAATGAACCGGGTTTTGCTAAAAGTCTGGCTTCCCTAGCAGAAGTTTATGTAAATGATGCATTTGGAGCAGCACATCGTGCACATGCTTCCACTGAAGGAGTTACCAAGTTCCTATCTCCAAATGTTGCCGGTTATCTAATGGAAAAAGAGCTGCAATATCTCCAAGGGGCTATAGATCAACCCAAAAGGCCATTAGCAGCAATTGTAGGGGGCTCTAAAGTAAGTAGCAAAATAGGTGTTCTTGAGTCTTTAATCGACAAATGCGACAAGGTATTAATTGGTGGAGGGATGATATTTACCTTCTATAAAGCAAGAGGCCTAGATGTAGGAAAAAGCTTGATTGAAAATGACAAACTTGAACTTGCAAAAAACCTCGAAGAGAAAGCCAAAGCGAAAGGAGTGGAATTATTATTGCCATCAGATGTTGTACTTGCTGATGATTTCTCTCCTGATGCCAATTCCAAAATCACATCTATAAATGCAATGCCAGATGGATGGATGGGCCTTGACATTGGTCCAGAATCAATCGCAACATTCCAATCAGCCCTAGAGAATTGTCAAACAGTCATTTGGAATGGACCCATGGGAGTATTTGAATTCGACAAATTTGCCAAGGGAACTAACGCTATAGCAAGCACACTTGCAAAAATTGGATCTACTGGTTGTTGTACCATTATTGGTGGTGGTGACTCAGTTGCAGCAGTTGAAAAAGCTGGTCTTGCTGAAAAGATGTCTCACATTTCTACTGGAGGTGGAGCAAGTTTAGAATTATTAGAAGGTAAAGTTCTACCTGGTGTAGCAGCTTTAGACGAAGCAAGCTGA
- a CDS encoding ribonuclease H, whose protein sequence is MTDQPLGRVIAAATDGACSGNPGPGGWAVLFRFENGFLEEFGGHVRSTTNNRMELQAALEALKRLKQFSMHPDLQIRTDSKYLIDGFTKWITAWKKNGWRTSSGKAVLNKDLWLALDHARLQQVPFAYVKGHSGDKDNDRVDKIAVAFSKGLSIKLNTRTDHQDNSIPHESSLRDKAISDIAPMNLQKLLTRFELADHFANSGHTLSDGEIAQLIEEPIEKIRTITESWVWRDWVIEPLSNQKWRLRNNLENIISSEDRCND, encoded by the coding sequence ATGACTGATCAACCTCTAGGAAGGGTAATAGCGGCTGCAACTGATGGTGCATGCAGTGGTAATCCAGGTCCAGGCGGTTGGGCTGTACTGTTTCGTTTTGAAAATGGCTTTTTAGAAGAATTTGGAGGACACGTCAGGTCAACTACAAATAATCGGATGGAGTTGCAGGCGGCTTTGGAAGCATTAAAACGACTAAAGCAGTTTTCAATGCATCCAGATTTGCAGATTCGCACGGACAGCAAATATTTGATTGATGGTTTTACCAAATGGATAACAGCTTGGAAAAAAAATGGATGGCGTACGTCGTCTGGTAAGGCTGTATTAAATAAAGACTTGTGGTTGGCTTTGGATCATGCTCGATTGCAACAGGTTCCTTTTGCTTATGTAAAGGGCCACAGCGGGGATAAGGATAATGATCGTGTGGATAAGATTGCCGTTGCTTTTTCCAAAGGTCTTTCGATCAAACTAAATACCAGGACTGATCATCAAGATAATTCAATTCCACACGAATCAAGTCTTAGAGATAAAGCAATTTCGGATATTGCTCCAATGAATCTGCAGAAGCTTTTGACACGATTTGAGCTTGCAGATCATTTTGCCAACTCTGGTCATACCCTCAGCGATGGTGAGATCGCGCAATTAATCGAAGAGCCTATTGAAAAAATTCGAACAATTACTGAGTCATGGGTTTGGCGAGATTGGGTTATAGAGCCTTTAAGTAACCAAAAGTGGCGTTTACGGAACAATTTGGAAAATATCATTTCATCAGAGGATCGATGTAATGACTGA
- the rplL gene encoding 50S ribosomal protein L7/L12, with protein sequence MSAKTDEILESLKTLSLLEASELVKQIEDAFGVSAAASAGVVMAAPGAPGAAPGEAAEEQTEFDVVLESFEASAKIKVLKAVREATGLGLGDAKAMVEAAPKTIKEGVAKDEAETVKKAIEAAGGKVTLK encoded by the coding sequence ATGTCTGCAAAAACTGATGAAATCCTTGAGTCTTTAAAGACTCTTTCTTTGTTGGAGGCTTCTGAACTTGTCAAGCAAATTGAAGATGCTTTTGGAGTCTCAGCTGCTGCTTCTGCTGGTGTAGTTATGGCTGCACCAGGTGCACCTGGTGCAGCTCCTGGGGAAGCCGCTGAAGAACAAACTGAATTTGATGTTGTGCTTGAAAGCTTTGAGGCTTCAGCCAAGATCAAAGTTTTGAAAGCAGTTAGAGAAGCTACAGGGCTTGGTCTTGGTGATGCCAAGGCTATGGTTGAGGCAGCTCCTAAGACCATTAAAGAAGGAGTTGCAAAAGATGAAGCTGAAACAGTCAAAAAGGCTATTGAAGCAGCTGGGGGTAAGGTCACCCTTAAATGA